A stretch of DNA from Cydia fagiglandana chromosome 24, ilCydFagi1.1, whole genome shotgun sequence:
CACTAAAACACTCCGAATAACggacaataataaataaataagtcttTAAATACACCACCAAACTTTAAAATTAATGATTAACGGGGAAAAGGGAGCCCGACTCGCGGTTCAAACTGCTAAAATCCAGATCGAACCGGACGGACGAGACACCTCGCGACTCCGTTCACACACTTTCTAGTTCACATTTACGTCCGCGGTCACTCGAAGTTTTCTTCTAGTGCGGGGATTCTTGGATTTCTTCTTAATTCGATTACCCCTAAGCATGTGGGACGCAAAAATCAGTCATTACAAGATAAAAAAGATGACGTGACCAAACGATCGAACGAACGCCTCGTCGACCGTCGGAGAAATGAAAGAAAAATTGTTAGAATTTGTTGCCATAGACAAAAACATATGATGCTGCCAcgaaatgtaattaataattttatcattGATGTTCAATAGTGAAATTGAAAAAGGATATGCGATTATGATTAAATAATTGGATACGATTATTTTAAATCTAAAGattataacaaaaatacaattaaTATAGTTGGTGATTTAAACCATTTTTAAACTTGTAACACtggcaatatttttttttctgtggcTCCATGGTGGCTCCTATCGGTGGTCCAAATTTACCATTAAAGTTTTCtttgtaaaattatataaacttacttaatttatatttgtttcAAACATAAATCAAAAAATCAAGTCTAAGTTGTTctatttatatttgtaaaactatattttaaataatcctTGTAGTTTGTAAACCTAATGTAACAGTCTTATTTGGACCACCTTCTTGAGAAAcgacattttgacagttccttTTCCGTTATGCTTTTTTTGGCAATTTTGTCTTTATTGTTTTGTGTTGAACTCTGAAATtcgattataataattattgaaaagGTATATGAAAGTTTTCCATTAATATTAGTTAATACTTGGTGATCTAGGAACGTGAAACTGCATAGCAACTGAAAAAGTAGGCCCTGAAAATGGATCAAACACAAACTGGAGCCACTAAATTTAGAGCTCATCTTCGCACATCAATAAACGCTGATGATATAGCAAATATAACTAGAATTCTTGATCAAGAACTGCTAGACTCACAAAACACTTTAAACGAAATTTCAAACATATTCGCTTCTATCAACGATTATAAAAACAGCAATTTACCAGTTCACAACTTGGATAGAGACGCCGTTTCAAAATTTTTAGACGCGGAGCCTTTAAAACTGGTAACGCCAGACTTTGGGGACATTAAATTTGAGGGTGAAGTTGATGAAATTTTGGCGACTATGAAGAAATATGCTGATCATTTAAAAGAGAAATTACCTGTTGTTGAATCACAAATAAATATGGAGGAAATAGTTCATAATTCGGAAACTATTGATGTTAGCCAGTATGCTGCTAGTTTGGAGCAACTGAATAAGCGCCTGGCGCATATAAGACAGAACCTGAGGCAAGAAGCAACTACAAAGGATTTGAATATGGAAGAAAAGTTGGAAACATTGAATCAAAATGTTAAGCTATTTAAAGAGGTAACttatcactacatattatacAACAAAGCCCTCGcgactgtctgtctgtatgttggCAATGAACTCAAATTCTACAGGAtagattttcatgcagttttcacctataaatagagtgattcttgtggaaggtttaggtgtataatttgttaaagtaTTGTGTAATCCATGTGAACTTGGGACGGCTcgctagttattattatttctcaGCCAGTTATTGGTTTAATTCAGAATTTGGTATTAAGTAAAGGTAATAGGCAGTACTATTAGTCATTCTgtgtaatagggtagatatttctTAAGAAAGTCGAATAGATTTACCCAAGTTCCATgttaacactttgactaccgagaacccgcctggtaggcactcgtaatatttgctcagatgccggacaacctGCCCAGCGGGTTGTTTTGTACGCAGCTGTAAACGACTGGTTTCTGGGGTAGCAcgccgttttttgcccggttgcgaaagtgttatACAACACATTTGGTCACTTTGCCAGTCTCAATATTTGATGCTGACAACACAACAAACCATACCATTAAATAGTGGTTAAATATGACCTATGACCTTTCTAATAGGAAACTTATTTGATTCCAGATGACAGAAGGAAACGCATTGTTAAGCAAACGCAGTGCAGAAAGTGGCGAAAACATTGAAAATGGACACAACTCAACAAGGCAATATGAGGAAATAGTCAATAAGTTACTGTCTGGTATCAATGATGTTACATATTTAAGACAAAATAAGGGTTAAATGGGGAATTAGTTTAAAAGGTTTTCAGGAACTTTGTATCATATATAGGTCTACTAGTTAACATATTCAATGCCAGCATCCTGCAAGGGGGGTGATCTGTTCTGAGCTTTATATACGGGAATTTGAATGTTACCAGCTACTATCTGGCAGCGTGTAGCATTCACTGGCactgccaggcgtggctcactccacgatttcgttgcgttgctacaagtacatgtggcccacaccaattttggtgtctagcagtagaaGTTTGCCGCGCATCGCTACGGAATGGGCGcgtgctcgcgcttgcgccaccttgcggtcatatctgtcgtaatagacgcgttttgttagagagtgaccCTTCTGCAcctagtgctattatttattctgtggcattgcactgaatgtgttaagtaaTTTTTGGCAGTGTTATGACTTATTagtcatatttaatatttattttatctttctcaacaatttgatgtataataaaacatgttatgaaaatttaatgtatttattttacaatgaAATAACATTCAGCTCTCCTTCCAGTATAACTCAACTCAACATAGTTTTGCGTTGAAAGTGTTATAAAGTAAACCATTTACCCTTACTAAAAGTAGGTGTTTGTATTTTCATTAAAGATTCTGacatatttacatttaaaattaataaacctatagttcgtttttttagacACACTAAAAaacaagaaggtaagcgatcttgacgccttttaattaaaaaacgcttgttaaaaatcaaaaactattacttatgaaagcagaagaatataaatgatcgtattagatttataattgttacataatttttaaaatgtgtttttcaattaaaagacatccagattgtttaccttatttctaatgctaaaaaaaacgaactatagtcagtTATTAACTTTGTACATTGTCATTATCATTAAATATTTTCCCCGTCATATACGCCGGCGTATCTCTCACTCTTTTGCCCTTCAGGTTTATTGAATATGGCAGTAATGAAGGATATCGCCTAAATATACCTTTGCCTTCAGGTGTCCATGCCGTTGTCACGCAAATATCACCCTTCTTTGCAGTCACAGACACCCAGGCTATAGATGATAGTACTATATCACCACAGCAGATCTTAGGGCCTTCTCCTGTAAACTCTAAAACTTTTTTCTTCATGTTGGGCCAATTTTTTAATCTCTCTGTCCCTCCTGATGGTACCGCGAGCAATTCCGTGCCCAAAAACGTATTATACACCTCGTCAGCGTCTTCAGTTTTCGTCACAGTGATAGGCAATTGATCAGAACAGAAGATTGTCAAGCGACATGGGTTCTCGCAATCTGTTAGGTCCAATCTCGCAAGTCCGGCCACGAAGATAGTTGAGCCCTTGTGCAAATAATAAGTCTGCGGTCGTATCAATCTCTTAGGTATAGTAGCTAATAACTCCTCTGTAGTTAGGAGGGACAACGCTTGGTCTGGATGCACTACTCCTGGTGTATCATAAAACCATTTGCTGTTGACGAATAACTTGTCTTTCTCGTCTAAAACCATCATCCTTCTCTTCTTATCAGCTATATTGTCCTCTATGCCGTCTTCATAATCCATTGGATCTGAAAACGTTCTACCAATATGGCCGATTAAAGATGGCATCTCGCGGATCGTCTGCCCCTCCAACTGTGCTTTTCTTATCTCCTTTTCTATTTTCATGAGTTTGGACTGCGATCGTAACCGGTTCGCTCGCTCATACATCTTCCATCCAGACGGTCTGTTGATAGGGAACTTTAGCAGATTTAACGTTGTCCCAGGCCATCTGCTAACAGTAGCTCTTTTGATTATATCTACTGCATGAACTTTACAGTAGTCTGACTGAAGTAAAGCATTAAAAAGTGAACTTTTCCCAACATTTGTGCATCCAACTAAAAAGACGTCGCCTTTATAAAGCCAAACTTTGAACATGGCAGATATTAAATCTTCAACACCGTAACCTGATTTAGCTGATATAAGAGACACATACTTAATATTAGCCTCGCCTAGTTTAGTCTTGCCTATTTCTTGCATTAAAGAGTCCTTGATCCTTTGCAGGTAACCCACACTATCAGCTGGTATTAAATCAACTTTGTTTCCCACTATAATAATCGGTCGATCGGTTCCTATAATATCGACAATACCAGGCCATATTGAGCATGGAAAATCGAGCAAGTCTACCATGAGCACTACTAATGATTTCCTATGCCTGATAGATTCCAGTAGTTTTTCGTACTCTTCTGGTTGCACAGTAACGTCTAATGCTATATTGTATTCTTTTAGAAAATGGCAACGCTGGCATTCTAAAGTCTTAAGCTCAGTGTCGTTTCTTTGCTTGAAGATCTCACTCGGTAAGTATCCTGGTATAGCTGGATCACTGCAGTGCAGTAAAGCTCCGCAGCCTCCGCACTGTGTCATACTAACCCTCGCGGTCGGATCTGGTGTTCCATAGTTATGGCTCCACTGACTATCTACAGTATCTTCTTCCAATTGACTATCGTCAAAGTATTCATAATTCGTCATCCACTTATCTACGTCTGTTTTTTCTTTAGAATCATCAATTGCGTTGGATTCTTTTGCAATAACTTTATCAATTTTGGCCGTATTGGAAAAAGGCAACTGAAAAGCTTTTTCTGGTTCTTCTACGGTTACATTTTCATCTTCTTTCAACAATTGTTCCTCTTTGACAAAGTACTTTAAAGCCACAGGCAGCGGCGGTCGACTCTTTTGCCGATATTCTTCTTCTTGTTTTTCTTTCGCCTTCTTAACATTCTTTACATAATATCTAAAGTATCCCAATTCTAATTTGTCTTGTTCCAAATAAGAGTTGAACGTGATTTTGTCTTTATGTTTTTCGAAGAGAGTTTTGAAATCTCTTTCTTGTTTTTCGTCCCCCGTGGCTGTGGTTTTGGCATGGTTGAATCTTCTGAGCAAAAGATGTCTTCGACATATTCTTGACAATATGTGCGTTGGTATCATGTTTTTACCTGTAatgaaattatcaaaaaattaattCTGCGTTTAGGGAGAAAATAAATTTTCTAACAAATAAGGCATATGCGTGTAAGTATTGTTTATGTGTTCATATAAGGTTCATATAGACGAATTTCGTGATGCATCCGCGAACTCAAGAAGTAGGCTGTGTTCgttttacgctacgtcttacgtaggcgaacaacgcgcgaacgcggcgcggcgaaagcggccgccgccgcgccgcgccgcgccgcgccgcctgacattcgcgtgcaaatcgcgccgcaccgcgttcgcaacgagatcgcttacgtaggacacttctatgggcatcaaaggattgatttcgccgcgccgcgccgcgccgcgttcgcgcgttgttcgcctacgtaagacgtagcgttagactcACTAGAGAGcgattttctatttttattttttaaacaaattgttATTATTCATccctaataatattataattgcgAAAGTAACTCTAATAATCTACttatctgtctgttacctcttcacgcaaagccgctgaaccgatttaaatgAAAGGTATGGTAAATATAATATGATGGTTTTTAGTTTttgtcaatcatcatcatcatttcatgcAGATGAAATTTTGGGCCGAAACTAGTTCTTAATATATTCGATATTAAAACGTTTAAGAAATACGTTCCTTTTCTAAAATAAACTTTGTAGGTAAACACTAAAATATGGTACACAACCAAAATCATATAGTGCCGACCAAAGTGTCCAAATATATCGTAACAAGttgttatcataaaaataaggACGTGTCCCGAAATAATGGCCACTTTGGCTCTTAAAAGAAAGGGACAAAAGGCACGTTTAACTCTAGAGCGAAGTCTAATATAGCCGTCACACTGTATTTGAGGATGACTGTACTGAATAATTTGTAAGTATCCAGTTTTTAAACTTCCTATAcatttgtatttacataattaaaacaagttttttaaTTAAGGAAAATGTTTATTAAACCTTTACAATTTGAAGATGCCACATTAGACCTGAAACTAAGGTCCCAGACCCAGAGGCTAAGATTACtctgttttaattttagttactacaaatgtacttattataatattaaaactaaTATTCTAGGCCTTAAATCTACTATTAACCTACGTTAAAACACAGTTACATGCAAATACGAAAAAGGATATTCCAATGGGAAAAACAATCAGATATCAATTTTCTTGGCCGATAACTTGCATTACCtaaatttaggtattttttgtattacgAGCAAAATGGATTTAAGAATGAATTGtgttttaatgaaaaaataGAGTGTGCATTACGTTGAGTATAAAATCGTTATTCCTGAAAGTAAAACGGacgaaaaacaataaaaactcGACAAAATTGCGTTCTTCTCTAAAAAAATTATACTCTACAACAAGAGACGTCTAGTTTCACTGTCTTTCTTTCACTCGTATATTTTTCGTCGGTGTGGGGAGCTCCACCATCTATTGACAGCTTTATGTTACGTTTATGGCCTCACGGAAACATTGGTTTTGTCTCTAAAATAGTAAACACTCGGATTGTCATTGAGTAAGGCGGTGTAAAAGTTGAATGCCGATTCACACGCCGCTTCTGGACATATGGGCTATAATCGCgacaatcgaagttcgcaaattgcgggtatctttctctgtcactctaaatacgccttcattggagtaaaagagaaagatccccgcaaaatgcgggtttcggttttcgcggtaggccccctaaCACTCATACACTGGAGTGACGTGCGAATCAGCATTAAGTGTGATAACCGCGTAAAGGTCGGTTGCACAAAACAGTCTGTTAAATTCTGTTGTATGGTATATTTCTCAGTTCACTGTTTTCTGtaaaatgtggttggtgcaattgACCCTAGTCACTTTATTATTTGGTCGTCTCTGTGCTCCGGTAATCTATACCACTACTActaatttcatttaaaaatagtgtttAGTCATCGTCTCTCCGAGATCTCTTCCGTCTTCCGTCCATTTCATCATCGTCATCTCTCGGCGGTTTCTCCTCGGCTTCCAGAACCTTCATTCTGATCCCGTTCACAGTCTTTCCATGGAGACACGCCATCGCGTTATCGGCGGCTCTCCTGGACCCGTACTTTGCGTAGCCATAGGTTTTATTAGATATTGTCGACACGTCTATCAGATCTCCGAAGCGGCAGAAGATATCTCTTAAGTAAGCGGGCGCAGGCGGGTGAGGATGGAATACTATGAAGCAACGCTTTGCGACCCTGGTGTCACGATCGAGCATCGGCTGCGATGGCGGTAGAGAGCTCCAAAAATCATCAAGCTGAGGACGATCAACACGGGTATCAATGTGATGCCCAGTCTCAACTTGTATGGAAGTCGCTTGTTTAATCAACGACGACGCTTGAGCTATGGCTTCAGCTAGCTCCATGAGGTTAGGGCTCGGACCACCCCCGTCTAGAGACTTCTTAAAAACGTCGACCATATTAGTCAAGTCGTTGGCCACTCTCTTTAACTGATTCTCCGGTTTCACAGTAAGAATTTCGCCTGAAGGGAACTGATAGTTGTTGATTTTTTCGACGGCATATGCTGCCGCGGACGCGTTTGCGTATGTGACTAACGCTTTTGAATAGCCGTTGTAAGGGTCGACGGAGAACTCGAACTCTTGCATTCCTGGTACTATGTTGAAGAGTTGCTCGAGAGGTTGCTGAGGGACTTGAGGGCTGCAAGTTACATTAATCGAGACGTAGCCGTCAGATGGGGTATTTATCATGGAGCTCACAGAATTTTGAGGGTAAACCGGTTGCGGATAGAACATATTTTCGGGTTGCATAACCGGCCATCCACTCATCGAATTGTCTTGGCCTTGACCGCTTCTACTACGTTGCAGCTCCTCTTTAGGTGTTGCGAACATTGGTCTGTACTTGCGATCGCACCCTTCATACCCCTTCGCAGCGTCAAGGAACGTCTTATACTGTACATACGCGAAACCTTTGCTTTCTTTGGTCGATTTGTCCTTGGGCATCTTAACGAATTCCACACAACCAAACTCGGAGAAGTGGTGTTTTACGTCGCTCTCTGAGGCTTGCCTCGATACTTTGATGAACAGGCGCTTGTATTTATCCTCGCTGACTATATCAGTGTCATGTTTTTGATTAGCAACCATGACTTTCAGAGGTTTAGAGTGCTTGTCGACTTTTTTAAGATGGAGCTTTTCAATGGCGGCGGCGGCACTCGAGGTTTTGAAGTATTTTACATAGGCTACGCCTTTACCGTTTCCGGTGTTTCGATCTCTGGGTATGTAAAGGTCTTCGATTTCGCCGTGCTTTTCAAACAGAGGTCTGAGGTCGTCCTCATTGAGTTTGCCGCAGACGACGAAGACCCTGGAGTAGGGAGGGGTGACTTCCGTGTGATCGTCCCGGAAGGCCATGTCTGCAGACTCTGACGTCCGGTCAGTTCAGGTCAAGCTCAGTTCTCTCAAGTGTCGTCAAACTGAAATAGACAGGTCTGTGAGTCGTCGTTGTGTCAATGACTATACTACATGTATTGGCTATATGTGCTTGCCTGGTGCTAGTCAAAGTCTAATCAATCATAAAATACGATGTGGCTTCAATGTATAGTCCGTCCCCCATCCATATCTAATTTTTTTGCCACTTTGGATGCAACAAAGTGAGAGTGAGAGATAATTTGACGTTACTGCTAACATCCCCACTTTGTTATTGCTAACGCCGTGCAGAGATAGCGTGGTCCGACTCTAAACTTGTTAGCTTAGCCCACTTAGCTGTTTTGGCCGATGTCATGTAATATATTGTCTGTCCACATAAAATGTCTACTGTCAAATAATTAATGTCTTTGTCTGTCGCCCGGCGAAGTCTCAGTTGTGCACATAGCCAGTACAGTCAGTATATCAGAGTAGTaaattttaacctctagccgcccagagacctataaaaaggtctcctgttccattctaatttgaactctgcgttaacaaaataaaatttcattttgcttggcaaggtttgatgtTTGGGCAGCTAGAGGATAATGGTAATATTATAtcccactccgtcaaaaaaGAGGTCCATATTATTGATGTTATGTAAAACCTACTATGTAATATGTTCACAATAAATCAAGGGATAGGTGGTCAAACACAATAAGTCTAGATATTTTGTCACTTAAATAAGAACTCTACACATGTCGCATATAGTTCTAATCCCAAAAACCCATTTTTACTGCACAGGTTTTACTGCACTCCCCTCAAAATgcttttgactttgactttaatttggagtttaaattttttgctaCTAATTTATGAATGTATGATTTTGTATTTCATGTAGAGAAAGAGTTAAGTCAGTTAGTAAATGAAGTTCCCAATAAAAAGTCTGTGTCCTCATAGTTTGTATGTCTGCTTGTTAGTACCATTTTTAAGCAAAATCAAAATGCCTTACTCTGTTGTTAATTGTTGCTGTAAAAATACTCTTATTGGCAACCAACAATGTAGTACCTTTTGTCTGAAAATGTCACATTTAGCCCGCGGACTGGACGCACGCGACCGGCGAGACGAGTAGCCGCCCAAGGCCGTTCATAAATTTGCTCTAGCGCAACATATGAATTTATGATCAAGTCAAGTTTTTGAGTGTGTTGTCGGCCCGCTCAAGAAAACAAAATTCAATTATTCATATAACCTGTCAGCATTAACAATGTGTAATGCAATTGTTATCAGGTAGGGCAGAACGTACCGCTTCATTTAACACAGTATTGTTTGACACTTTGTTATAAAACCGCTTCATTcctaaaataaatatgaataaaactTACTCGCAATTACTCTTATCTTCGTTGAATagctataaattataaaaataggaTTTTTCAAACTCAAAGGAGTAGAGTAGGTTCAGTATAATAGTATCTCAGTAGGCT
This window harbors:
- the LOC134676516 gene encoding uncharacterized protein LOC134676516, with protein sequence MDQTQTGATKFRAHLRTSINADDIANITRILDQELLDSQNTLNEISNIFASINDYKNSNLPVHNLDRDAVSKFLDAEPLKLVTPDFGDIKFEGEVDEILATMKKYADHLKEKLPVVESQINMEEIVHNSETIDVSQYAASLEQLNKRLAHIRQNLRQEATTKDLNMEEKLETLNQNVKLFKEMTEGNALLSKRSAESGENIENGHNSTRQYEEIVNKLLSGINDVTYLRQNKG
- the LOC134676169 gene encoding nitric oxide-associated protein 1-like isoform X1, producing MIPTHILSRICRRHLLLRRFNHAKTTATGDEKQERDFKTLFEKHKDKITFNSYLEQDKLELGYFRYYVKNVKKAKEKQEEEYRQKSRPPLPVALKYFVKEEQLLKEDENVTVEEPEKAFQLPFSNTAKIDKVIAKESNAIDDSKEKTDVDKWMTNYEYFDDSQLEEDTVDSQWSHNYGTPDPTARVSMTQCGGCGALLHCSDPAIPGYLPSEIFKQRNDTELKTLECQRCHFLKEYNIALDVTVQPEEYEKLLESIRHRKSLVVLMVDLLDFPCSIWPGIVDIIGTDRPIIIVGNKVDLIPADSVGYLQRIKDSLMQEIGKTKLGEANIKYVSLISAKSGYGVEDLISAMFKVWLYKGDVFLVGCTNVGKSSLFNALLQSDYCKVHAVDIIKRATVSRWPGTTLNLLKFPINRPSGWKMYERANRLRSQSKLMKIEKEIRKAQLEGQTIREMPSLIGHIGRTFSDPMDYEDGIEDNIADKKRRMMVLDEKDKLFVNSKWFYDTPGVVHPDQALSLLTTEELLATIPKRLIRPQTYYLHKGSTIFVAGLARLDLTDCENPCRLTIFCSDQLPITVTKTEDADEVYNTFLGTELLAVPSGGTERLKNWPNMKKKVLEFTGEGPKICCGDIVLSSIAWVSVTAKKGDICVTTAWTPEGKGIFRRYPSLLPYSINLKGKRVRDTPAYMTGKIFNDNDNVQS
- the LOC134676169 gene encoding RNA-binding protein 45-like isoform X2, which codes for MAFRDDHTEVTPPYSRVFVVCGKLNEDDLRPLFEKHGEIEDLYIPRDRNTGNGKGVAYVKYFKTSSAAAAIEKLHLKKVDKHSKPLKVMVANQKHDTDIVSEDKYKRLFIKVSRQASESDVKHHFSEFGCVEFVKMPKDKSTKESKGFAYVQYKTFLDAAKGYEGCDRKYRPMFATPKEELQRSRSGQGQDNSMSGWPVMQPENMFYPQPVYPQNSVSSMINTPSDGYVSINVTCSPQVPQQPLEQLFNIVPGMQEFEFSVDPYNGYSKALVTYANASAAAYAVEKINNYQFPSGEILTVKPENQLKRVANDLTNMVDVFKKSLDGGGPSPNLMELAEAIAQASSLIKQATSIQVETGHHIDTRVDRPQLDDFWSSLPPSQPMLDRDTRVAKRCFIVFHPHPPAPAYLRDIFCRFGDLIDVSTISNKTYGYAKYGSRRAADNAMACLHGKTVNGIRMKVLEAEEKPPRDDDDEMDGRRKRSRRDDD